The genomic segment GGTTTGATTATACATTGGGCGAGCCAGTTCCGTGTGCAACGCTGGGTTATGTGGTGCGTCGCACAGGTTTATTCTCGGCTGAGTTTTGATACCTTACGGGTTCCTATCGTTTAAACAGGATCTCAATAATGCCTGCAGCTTGTCCTGTCCCAGGTCATTCATTAGCGCTTTGTTTCGCACTGGAATTTGATCGACTTCAGGATAGTCCGCAATGACTCGCTCAAGACTCGCCTCTCGAATAAGATGCAACATGGGATAGGGCGAGCGGTTCGTATAGTTCTCTACATCGTCCGGCTTTGTACCGTCAAACTGATAGTCCGGATGAAAGCTGGCTATCTGATAGATACCTTCCAATCCCATCTCCACAAGTAAACTATCGGCATAACTCAGAAACTGATTGTAGTCGCAAAAGTCTTGCAATACACCTGAGTGAATCAGCAGCGTGGTTTCAACTGACGGATCAGTATTGAGCAATTCCAACTCGGCTTGCAGAGCCATCAACAACTGCTCTTCCGTTATCGATGTAGTGGTAGCAAAGCGCACCCTGTTCTTCACCATCTCACGTTTGGCAAATGGACAGAGATTCATTCCCACAACCAAAGTTTCAACCCACTGCCGTACAGGTCGAACCATTTTCTCGTCATACACGAGATCACCTGATCTTGAAGCTTCCTTCATTCGCCTTCCATATAACTAGTAATTCAATAGTTTCTTGATAACATCCCAAAACTATGAGATTTTTACTAACTTGTAAAAGAAACTTAACTTTTGCAACAAAACCTAACTGAATAACACCCTATACGGGACGGTTTTAAGAAACTGCATAACAATCAGTTCTATAATTTTATTTAACCTGTCAATTCATTCTAGGAATCAAAATCAATTCTTCCTGCCTGCCATCAATAAACCAAACTTTTGTACCATCAA from the candidate division KSB1 bacterium genome contains:
- a CDS encoding DUF1415 domain-containing protein, producing MYDEKMVRPVRQWVETLVVGMNLCPFAKREMVKNRVRFATTTSITEEQLLMALQAELELLNTDPSVETTLLIHSGVLQDFCDYNQFLSYADSLLVEMGLEGIYQIASFHPDYQFDGTKPDDVENYTNRSPYPMLHLIREASLERVIADYPEVDQIPVRNKALMNDLGQDKLQALLRSCLNDRNP